aactgaatttttttctttttattgcaatttctGTCCCGCTAAGATCAATGATAGGATAGAAAGGACTAACGACTAAGCGATAAGaacggaaattgaaaattagagACTGAGAATTCAGATTCAGAAGTCAAAGTTTTTGTTGAATCGGCAAAGTGTTTGCGATTCTACCAAGACAGGGgagacatttattttcttgcctTTGCAAGAAAGACCACTACACGAAAAAAGACGCTCTGCAGAGGCAGAAGTAGCTGGCATGGCGAGATACTGCACGTAATCCCcgattttcagacattttagggcggggcctgtcagaattgtgaagtgaaacagagccatctaggctctcaaaagtagctgagcgtagtagctgacacactcactagagcgctcattccagtttccaaatcggaccacgttcaccctgaaaccgggattgggaagccaacacagccgtgaaccgaCCAGGCATCTATAGCTATGCAGAAACCAAAGAAGCCtagtaaaatgaaataaaagcaGAGTTGCCATTTATTTGACAATGCtgcaaaaaaatggaaaatacctaGGTAATTACCTAggtaatcatttttcaaaaactaggTATTACTATTACTAGGTATACCTAGTAATAGATTTTTTCCCGAAAACTAGGTAAAAGtagctgaaaaaaaactaggtatTACTAGGTAACTAGGTAATACTAGGTATTACTACCGAGTAATGCCACCACTACATCGGAGTATGTTATGTGAGTGACCCCGCAATTTTTCTCATATATGCCttgcttttattcttttaatttgtcCTTTTCTCAGGTGTAATTTGTAAGTGTCATTTTTATACCTTATCGCTCCCTTGCAGTTCTAAATCATATATCTTTTTGGAGAGTTATAACTTCTAACATTTggaattatattttttgcATCAGCCATCAGAGCCATCAAGTTGCATGTTAGAAGTTTGTTTTAAGTGTAACTCAGTTTCTAATTCTTGATCCTTCCATTAATTTTCCCATACATTCATGCTACATGAAAtctattatcatttttcttacttgtattgactgtttttttttcttgtggttAAGGTAAAAATCAGATAACTGGCCAAACCATTTGAAGGATGGGAAGTTTTGAAGATGTTATGCCTCGGGGAGCATCACACAATATGCCTGGTGTCTTGGAAAATGGTCTTGTTCCCTATGTCCAAAGCACTGGAGTTGACAAAGAACGCCTGTTCAAAGCTGTTAATCTTCAGAAAAAAGGTGCTGAAGTTGACTTTGCAAATGGGGAAAAACTGTTTTTCGATAGAACTACCTCAAATCCTCTAAAAGTTGACAAACTTGGAGACATTCCAATTCCAGTTTCTGTTAAGGTATTGATTACTGATTCAAAAACTATTATGGTAATTGtgttaataattcaaattggAACAGGATATTCAAAGGCTTAAGGAAAAATCTGATTTAGGACTGTATGGAAAAGGATTAAATAGCTTTTACGACTCCTCAAAAAGATTGGCCTTACAAATTGATGCTTCAAAACTAACCTCAACTATTATCGATGATCTCAACTTGCTGTCAATGGTTATGCGTCATCTAGACCTGCCTTCTGATTTGATGAATGTTCAAGCAAATCTTCACCAATTGATTTTATATGAATCAGATGGCCATTACCAGTGTACCTCAGAGTCAGAGAAAGAATATGGTATGTAGATATCATGCTTATGTTTTATAAAAcgattgatttcatttccatttgacGGTTTAGGTTCGTTTGGCACTACTGTTCTTCAGTTACCCGTGGAAGGTGGTCATGAAGGTGGACGTTTCAAAGTGCAGTATCGAGGAGAAGAACAAGTGTTTGACAATCATCAAGACAGCGATCGATGTTTTTACGCATCGTCTTTTTATGGAAATTGTCAGCATTCAATGGAACCCATAACAAAAGGAGCAAAATTGACGTTAGTCTTTGATCTTGTTTGGACAAATGCCAAGAATATAATTCCGCAAGATTTCCCTGTCTTTCTTACCGCCTTGAAGGATATTAAAGAATCTCTCCCAACTTGGATTCGTAATCGAAGAGGtcataaacaaaacaaaaatcccagAAATGACACGTTGCCAAACGACGCGGACGCATCATTTACTTTTGAAGCCTTAACAGTCGCTTGGTCGTCTGAAAATCATTCAACCGAAAAACttgattcaaattctttgctgTTGGAAGCTGAAGAAAACACTTCTGAAATTGTAAGCACGGAAGGTGCTACCTCTAAATTGTCCGAAAATTGTAATGATAATCATCACGACCAAACTCAACAGCAAACATCGTTGGGCGTATCGATTCAGGATGGTGTATGCAACACGGGAGTAAATGCTTGTAACGAGGATCAAGACGAAAATCAAGACGAGGAAGATTCTGAAGTGAATGAAGTCGGGactttcaaagaaaatgttttgtactTTGTTCTCGAAGGAAAATATGTCGAAGATGATTTCACGTTTCGTCGACTCCAAAGAAAAGATCGGGAATTGGCGCAACTTCTTCAATGTTGTGGTTTTCTCGACACACATTTAGCTGTGGTTACCAAAACCGTTTCCACAACTCGCACTGACTATGATCCGTATGATTCATGTGGATGTAGGGACGACTCTGAtcacgagaaaagaaaatctaccACCAAAATTTCGCGATGGATAGACTCAAAAGATGTTTCCAAGAAATTGAGCATGGATTTAAATTGGAAGAAGCAGTGTGTTGGACCTCTTAGAAACTTGCCTACATCAGACAGCGAAATAACTGACTCGGAGGATGAATTTGGAGGATGTGGTTATTGGAATACGACCACTACTGAAGAACATTCATACTATTTTGTATTGGTTATTTGGCCTAAGCATCAATCGGTTCAAATGTATTGTCGCTATGGTCTTCACGCACTTCTAGAACACATGGAAGTTAAAAGTTCGTCAACTAGTTGGCTtaagaaaaaccaacagaaTGCTACTGAGAATTTACGAacgatcatttctttttgctccGCTGATCCTTGGAAGGTGTGGACCCAAACAAGATTAGCAAAAGGTGAATTGACTCAAAGATTGCTTCGTCTTTGTATTGTTTTTCGAGCGCGTGAGGAAGGTCTCAGTCTCTTGAAGATTATTGCATCCGATTTTCCCTTGCCACAAGATCGAGTCAGCAGCATGCAAGGAACTTTTGAAGGTATCCAAACAGAACAAGTTGCTAAGGCGATTGCTGAGTTGGAATGTCTAGTCATTGGTAAGATTAATTCCCTATTCTTCATGACTTTTGTTCTATCTTATTACTTTTGTTTAATTACTTACTGTTTGTAATAGGTTGGAAGGATTCCGCTGATCTAATTCAGAAAATGATTTCTCCTGATCGAATCGTCCAGCAGCTGGTACCGATAATCAGTTTAGCTCAGCACTTGTTGAACTTTCATTGCTTAGAGGGAGCGGTATTAGTTGGAGATCGCATTTTGTCCTCATTGATCAACTTTAACAAGCAGCAGACCCAGAGGTTAAAACAATCGGAAATCCAAAGTTACGTTGAGTTTATGATTTCGTTGGAAGAAAATGCCAAGACTGCAAATCCTCAGAGAGCCAAGTCGTTTACAACTCTATTCTCAAAACTGGAATCCTCAATTCAGTGCAACCTGGTTCTGGAGATGGAAGCTCAAGTTCGTTCACGGTTCAAGAACTCGGTATCTTGCAACAACATGTTCCAGGAATTGTGCAAAGCCCTGCCTCTTTGTGATCTTCGTTCTCCGTTTATTAAGGAGAATGCGATAGTTGAGTTGATGTGCTGTTACTTCAGGATTGGAAACGAAGAATTGCTTCAGACTCTGATATCTAAAATTTTCCACGTTCCAGCCAACCctggagaaaacaattctctttcttcggaggaagttttgaaaaaagttatttcatCCCCACTAATATTGGAATTGGCGTTATCTTCTGAAATAGGCCTGTCTGTTGTGCTATCGCTAGTTGATAAACAGCTAATTTCTATAACGATCCAGCTCCAACAAATTCTTCGAGATAAGGCTCAGTCGCCAGCAAACGTTAATAGATTGTACCAGCGGAGCGAAAGTCAACTACTCCTTAGTTTATCGTCCTGTCTTCGAATTGTAATTCGCGTAGAAAAGAATTCCAGCAACTACACTGCGCAACGATCGTCGTCAATTTCATCACTGCTGTCGAAGCTGAGTGTCCAGCAGCTAACCACCGTCTTGAATGATATATTTAAATCAAGCTCcagacatttgaaaaaactttcgTCAACCGCCACAATTATTCGTCAAATTTGCGATCTCCTGATTTCGCGATTGAATGCAAAAACGTCTTTTATGCTTAGCAAAAGCACTATTCTTCAGACGGTAAAGGCCTTAATTGAGGTGAAC
This window of the Daphnia pulex isolate KAP4 chromosome 5, ASM2113471v1 genome carries:
- the LOC124194977 gene encoding uncharacterized protein LOC124194977, which produces MGSFEDVMPRGASHNMPGVLENGLVPYVQSTGVDKERLFKAVNLQKKGAEVDFANGEKLFFDRTTSNPLKVDKLGDIPIPVSVKDIQRLKEKSDLGLYGKGLNSFYDSSKRLALQIDASKLTSTIIDDLNLLSMVMRHLDLPSDLMNVQANLHQLILYESDGHYQCTSESEKEYGSFGTTVLQLPVEGGHEGGRFKVQYRGEEQVFDNHQDSDRCFYASSFYGNCQHSMEPITKGAKLTLVFDLVWTNAKNIIPQDFPVFLTALKDIKESLPTWIRNRRGHKQNKNPRNDTLPNDADASFTFEALTVAWSSENHSTEKLDSNSLLLEAEENTSEIVSTEGATSKLSENCNDNHHDQTQQQTSLGVSIQDGVCNTGVNACNEDQDENQDEEDSEVNEVGTFKENVLYFVLEGKYVEDDFTFRRLQRKDRELAQLLQCCGFLDTHLAVVTKTVSTTRTDYDPYDSCGCRDDSDHEKRKSTTKISRWIDSKDVSKKLSMDLNWKKQCVGPLRNLPTSDSEITDSEDEFGGCGYWNTTTTEEHSYYFVLVIWPKHQSVQMYCRYGLHALLEHMEVKSSSTSWLKKNQQNATENLRTIISFCSADPWKVWTQTRLAKGELTQRLLRLCIVFRAREEGLSLLKIIASDFPLPQDRVSSMQGTFEGIQTEQVAKAIAELECLVIGWKDSADLIQKMISPDRIVQQLVPIISLAQHLLNFHCLEGAVLVGDRILSSLINFNKQQTQRLKQSEIQSYVEFMISLEENAKTANPQRAKSFTTLFSKLESSIQCNLVLEMEAQVRSRFKNSVSCNNMFQELCKALPLCDLRSPFIKENAIVELMCCYFRIGNEELLQTLISKIFHVPANPGENNSLSSEEVLKKVISSPLILELALSSEIGLSVVLSLVDKQLISITIQLQQILRDKAQSPANVNRLYQRSESQLLLSLSSCLRIVIRVEKNSSNYTAQRSSSISSLLSKLSVQQLTTVLNDIFKSSSRHLKKLSSTATIIRQICDLLISRLNAKTSFMLSKSTILQTVKALIEVNDESLTQTLFKQFCEKDGIGIWSKQNKSGLFRDILSSPDVWGKLDSTSRQLIMKSCASLIHSRIAEIIKSLNSLTGSTTTQNQSLRKLVIEGIVECVQLFFWGEKNRFDLEQKITAEAFQPLIMKLNSSVLLELVLQLYKSESDARPNIKKFPICMDWYRTICRILFTVEFVSLVNFEVATRIVNCLLWLEDEESWKQFTQSVCKNFLSWRGNLFVQILLKDLSIQRALKDFAPAFAAFVHIVDHWAQRTEKLKEPAFSWQQSKAVVPNYPEVQAFLRSPQESMAYMKFGGIAEARRLANSLNALGQSNNFSVSVTTSGSGKNSRCDIVKNRNHFERRARDFFSRKAELIELVKLRNRLGQEIAQAEQLAAAISSTPIITDEVCVVPPPKRPKLDIPVIELE